Proteins encoded in a region of the Vibrio ponticus genome:
- a CDS encoding methyl-accepting chemotaxis protein — protein MLNNISIRYLVLFPALLMGICLASMSAYSFYSIKNNVESLNGKFVEVLGEEELIAKVIEDTYKIRLILTSSSFVHNDNYLSDVESWFSGINKSLSSLQKIDAIKSYVSETSSQVEKYAYFARNLYSEKSKYERGDSSQADWQRFDEEATAAGNNMVSSVFALSDLIKKSAENEIEHSYVDLNRMIVISVGLCLFVFSSITVAAYFLSKQIVKPIISAQCNINLLANGNLSDIDLDCNGTNEVFVLNNDLQKSCVNLSSTVQSLLTVSDEVAAASTELSTIMEESENNAHRENNEVLLVASAINELSSTADNVRDNAVAADVKSREIEEITEKGVTIFNESFEANKDVSMGLSEMADIVHSVKNQSDKISTVIDVIRSISEQTNLLALNAAIEAARAGESGRGFAVVADEVRMLAKRTSDSTTEIQSIIEELQLQSESAMVSMDTCLSLVERNQELAQEVNSALYSIATSITEITEINTLVATASEQQSQVTMELNSNINNISEIINMNAAGITQSVSASRQLSELAESQKQQLSFFSVS, from the coding sequence ATGTTAAATAATATATCAATTAGATACTTAGTCTTGTTTCCAGCGTTGCTGATGGGGATCTGTCTTGCTTCAATGAGCGCATATTCGTTTTACAGCATAAAAAACAATGTTGAATCACTTAATGGGAAATTTGTTGAGGTTTTAGGGGAAGAAGAACTTATAGCAAAGGTGATTGAAGATACCTATAAAATTCGTCTTATACTGACTTCTTCGTCATTTGTTCATAACGATAACTATCTTAGTGATGTCGAAAGTTGGTTCTCAGGAATAAATAAAAGCCTATCTAGTTTACAAAAAATTGATGCGATAAAGAGTTACGTTAGCGAGACAAGTAGTCAGGTTGAAAAGTATGCCTATTTTGCGCGTAATTTATATTCTGAAAAAAGTAAATATGAGAGAGGAGATAGTTCTCAAGCTGATTGGCAACGTTTTGATGAGGAAGCGACTGCCGCAGGTAACAACATGGTATCCTCAGTTTTTGCGTTAAGTGATTTAATCAAAAAAAGTGCAGAGAATGAGATTGAACATTCTTATGTAGATTTGAATCGAATGATTGTAATCAGTGTTGGATTGTGTCTTTTCGTATTTTCTTCTATTACTGTAGCAGCCTATTTTCTCTCTAAACAAATAGTAAAACCAATAATCAGTGCGCAATGTAATATTAACTTGTTAGCTAATGGTAACCTGTCAGATATCGATTTGGATTGTAATGGAACCAATGAAGTTTTTGTTCTGAATAATGATTTGCAAAAGTCGTGCGTAAATTTGTCATCGACGGTTCAAAGTCTACTTACTGTAAGTGATGAAGTTGCAGCGGCGTCTACGGAGCTATCTACAATTATGGAAGAATCAGAAAACAATGCACATAGAGAAAACAATGAGGTTTTGCTAGTAGCCTCTGCGATTAATGAACTATCAAGCACTGCTGATAATGTACGTGATAACGCAGTAGCGGCTGATGTTAAATCACGCGAAATTGAAGAGATAACAGAAAAAGGCGTGACTATCTTTAATGAAAGTTTCGAAGCAAATAAAGATGTTAGTATGGGGCTATCTGAGATGGCTGATATCGTACACTCTGTAAAAAATCAGTCTGATAAAATTAGCACTGTGATTGATGTTATTCGTTCAATTTCTGAGCAAACGAATTTACTAGCATTGAATGCTGCGATCGAAGCTGCACGAGCTGGTGAGTCTGGTCGTGGTTTTGCTGTTGTCGCTGATGAGGTGCGTATGCTTGCTAAACGAACATCGGACTCAACTACTGAAATTCAATCTATTATTGAAGAATTACAACTCCAATCAGAGAGTGCTATGGTTAGCATGGATACCTGCTTGAGTTTAGTAGAGCGTAACCAGGAGCTTGCTCAAGAAGTAAATTCTGCTCTGTATTCCATTGCAACCTCAATAACTGAGATAACGGAAATTAATACTCTAGTCGCTACCGCTTCAGAGCAGCAATCTCAGGTTACAATGGAACTGAATAGCAATATTAATAATATTTCCGAAATAATAAATATGAATGCGGCAGGCATAACACAAAGTGTTAGTGCTTCTCGTCAATTGTCAGAATTGGCAGAATCACAAAAGCAACAACTGTCGTTTTTTAGTGTCAGTTAA